The proteins below are encoded in one region of Colletotrichum lupini chromosome 5, complete sequence:
- a CDS encoding major facilitator superfamily transporter: MGERESSGPTLAIAPIQIDPETDINDLSNVNNDAASEETEFLRWMAVPVFTHGLDRTDWYLGFSQSIGTVQSFLQLNQLSDYSAQDIGWITGLDTALSLLCGFQVGPLMDRYGPRLLAPVAVGLTVAKFFLLSECKNYWQIFLCLGVLGGIASAVASTVAISAVGKLFIRRRGLAMGAAMAGASLGGITFPLVLRRAFPALGWSWSNRVMGFVILGLMTIGMVLLLPFPKLILPSAVSSKKKSAALNFDAFRSGPFVFITLGFFLYEFSITGVGVLLPTFAVKAGFPSAMGYTLVSILNGCSCLGRLLPGLAGDYVGHFDVMLFMTCLSLIFTGALFVPFGGQSAGILYAFAGLWGFCTGSFLSILPVCVGKTCDPKDYGRYYGTMTFFVSFSALTAIPAGGSLLEKVGSVGASGLYLSTVALGGLSFYTARSLLIGKFLVFRSNI, from the exons ATGGGGGAACGCGAGTCTTCAGGCCCAACATTGGCGATTGCACCGATACAAATCGACCCAGAAACCGATATTAATGATTTATCCAACGTCAACAATGATGCCGCGAGTGAGGAGACAGAATTTCTGCGATG GATGGCCGTACCCGTTTTCACCCATGGATTGGACCGGACTGATTGGTATTTAGGCTTCTCTCAATCGATCGGGACGGTCCAATCTTTCCTTCAACTAAATCAGTTGAGCGACTATTCTGCACAAGATATTGGATGGATCACGGGCTTAGACACAGCTCTTTCGCTATTATGTGGCTTTCAGGTCGGCCCTTTGATGGATCGCTATGGTCCTAGGCTTCTGGCGCCAGTTGCAGTTGGGCTCACCGTCGCAAAATTCTTCCTTCTCTCCGAATGTAAAAATTACTGGCAGATTTTTCTCTGCCTAGGTGTTCTGGGAGGCATTGCCTCCGCGGTAGCCTCAACTGTCGCAATATCAGCAGTAGGCAAGCTGTTCATCCGCCGTCGAGGCCTGGCAATGGGTGCAGCGATGGCTGGAGCTTCTTTGGGTGGCATCACCTTTCCACTAGTCCTCCGCAGGGCTTTCCCGGCTTTGGGCTGGTCATGGTCTAACCGGGTGATGGGCTTCGTGATTCTAGGTCTCATGACTATTGGCATGGTTTTGCTTTTGCCTTTTCCAAAACTGATCCTACCCTCAGCGGTGTCGTCGAAGAAGAAATCAGCAGCACTCAACTTTGACGCTTTTCGGTCGGGGCCTTTCGTCTTCATCACGCTCGGGTTCTTCTTGTATGAGTTTTCCATCACTGGAGTGGGCGTGCTGTTGCCAACTTTTGCGGTCAAGGCTGGCTTTCCATCTGCGATGGGTTATACCTTGGTCTCAATCCTCAACGGATGTTCATGCCTAGGCCGCCTACTGCCTGGACTTGCGGGTGACTATGTAGGCCACTTCGACGTCATGCTTTTCATGACTTGTCTCTCATTGATCTTTACTGGAGCCTTATTTGTCCCGTTCGGGGGCCAATCGGCCGGAATCCTCTACGCATTTGCTGGTTTGTGGGGATTTTGCACTGGCTCTTTCCTGTCAATCCTTCCCG TGTGTGTGGGCAAGACTTGCGATCCTAAAGATTACGGAAGATACTATG GTACCATGACATTCTTTGTTAGTTTCAGTGCCCTCACGGCAATTCCAGCAGGAGGTTCCCTTTTGGAAAAGGTGGGCTCAGTAGGGGCGTCGGGTCTGTATCTTTCAACGGTTGCTCTGGGGGGCTTGAGCTTCTACACAGCCCGTTCCTTGTTGATTGGGAAATTTCTTGTTTTCAGATCAAATATCTAG